CTTAGGGAATGGCAATGTTTGTTTAGTAATAGATGTTCCTACAATTTTTAATTTTTTATTTAACAATCGTTCCCAATACACAATAAAAAATGATGTAAAAAAAAACATTTAGATAACCTTATGCACATATTTTCTGAACTACAAGAGATAGAAAATGCTATAAAAAAAGGTTTTGCTAATGCCCGAAAGTCGTTAGCAATGATGTTACATGCCGAAGTAGAGCTCACTGATTTAGAGGAAATTACATACCAAGATTTACGCCTAAAACAAAGCTACCATACCTATTATATTTTTGAAACCCACATCGTTGGTGAAAAAACAGGCATAAGTTTTTGGCTTATTGGGCAACCTGAATTTGATTTGATTTGCCAACGCATTTTAGGAAATAGCTACTCACAAGAAAAGCAAAATGAACTTTCACGGTCTCTTTTGTTGGAATTGGACAATATTCTAAGTGCTAGTGTAATTACCGAATTAGCTAACGAACTCAACCTCAAAATTCACGGAGATATACCACGAATAAGTACACATACTGATGAGCAAATTTTAGCCATCATAAAGCAGCACTGCCAAGAAAATCCTAAAATGCACCTATGGTTAGCTCGTTTTGTCATTGCCTCTATTCCAATTGAAATGCTGTTTATTTGGTTATTTTGAAACTAAAAAAAAACAAATTTAACAAGATTTTGATTTATTTCTGTCTTCTGTGCTTCAATCTAATGCCATGGTTACAAATTGGCTAATTTCATCAAGAGGAAGAATGTACTGTACGGCTTGCAGTTCAATAGCAGCTTTTGGCATGCCAAATACCACACAGGTATTTTCGCTTTGGGCGATGGTTAGCCCTCCTGCTCGGTGAATAGCTTGCATGCCCATAGCTCCATCTTTACCCATACCCGTAAGAATGATGCCTATGGCTTTATTTCCAAAAACTTTAGCTATGCTCAACATCATACTATCTATAGAAGGAAAGTTGTATTCCTTAAAAAGTTGATTATTTTTCTCAAAAAAGTAGATTTTTTTCCCATTTTGGCTTATTTGCATATTACAATCCGAAGGTACAATATACACTATACCTGCTTGTAATTTTTCATTTTCTTGAGCAATTTTTACTTCAAAAGGCATTTCTTGGTTTAAGCGTTTAGCAAAGGATTTTCCAAATTCAGCAGGAATATGCTGAACAATTACGATAGGAATAGGCAAATTTTGAGGCATCTTTTTCAGGATGTGTTCTATGGCAGTCGTACCACCTGTAGAAGCCCCTATAACTATAATCTGGTAGGTAAGATTTGTATTAAACGTATGCGGATTTTGGTTTTGCAGTGTGTCTGGGCTAATAGTTTTTAGGTTAGATTTGTTTTCAAAGGCAATTTTAATTTTTTGTAATAATTCCTCTTTAATCTCTCTCACCTTTGAATGAAATGCCCCTTTGGGTTTGCTCACTATATCAAAAGCTCCTGCATTGAGGGCATCAAATACCATTTCATGGTCATTTTCTAAGGAAGTAAGCAAAATAATTGGCGTGGGGCATAGTTGCATAATTTTTTTGGTAGCAAAAATTCCGTCATAATCTTTCATTACAAGGTCTAATAGTACTACGTCAGGCTCAAAGATTTGGGTTTTCTCTAAAGCTTCCAAACCATTTTCAGCAGTAGCTATCACTTCCAGGGCTGATTCTTGGGTAAGCATATCTTGGACAATAAGCCGCATTAGACCTGAATCGTCAGCCAAAAGGAGTTTTATTTTTTTCATAAAATCAATCAATGCTAGGCAAGTTAGGTTAAATTTAGAAAGCTATTACAAAATAGTACGTTATTTTGTAAATGCTACTCGGTTTTTTGCATTGTAATTTTTTTTACTACTTTTGTGCAAAAATTTCTTCAAACTTCCGAATAAAGGCTTTATGTCAGTTTATTTGTTTTACTTTTTAAGTTTTTTAGCCTTACTTAGTGCCGCTATGGTGATTATTTCTAAAAACCCTGTGCATAGCGTTTTGTATCTAATTCTTACTTTCTTTTGCCTTACAGGGCATTACATTCTGCTTAATGCTCAATTCGTGGCTATTGTAAATATCATTGTATATGCAGGAGCAATTATGGTGCTCTTTCTATTTGTAATAATGTTTTTGAATCTAAAAGAAAATCCTGAGAAAACCAAAGCCGCTTATCTTAAATTTGCCGCTGTTATTTCAGGTGGAATTTTGCTTACGCTTTTTATAGCTATTTTACGCAAAGTCGAACTTATGCCTGTAGATTATATTAACTTTGATGCAGAAATCGGGTTAGTAGAAAAATTAGGAAAAGTACTTTATCGGGATTATTTATTGCCCTTTGAGTTGGCTTCTATCTTGTTCTTAGCTGC
This is a stretch of genomic DNA from Bacteroidia bacterium. It encodes these proteins:
- the cheB gene encoding chemotaxis-specific protein-glutamate methyltransferase CheB → MKKIKLLLADDSGLMRLIVQDMLTQESALEVIATAENGLEALEKTQIFEPDVVLLDLVMKDYDGIFATKKIMQLCPTPIILLTSLENDHEMVFDALNAGAFDIVSKPKGAFHSKVREIKEELLQKIKIAFENKSNLKTISPDTLQNQNPHTFNTNLTYQIIVIGASTGGTTAIEHILKKMPQNLPIPIVIVQHIPAEFGKSFAKRLNQEMPFEVKIAQENEKLQAGIVYIVPSDCNMQISQNGKKIYFFEKNNQLFKEYNFPSIDSMMLSIAKVFGNKAIGIILTGMGKDGAMGMQAIHRAGGLTIAQSENTCVVFGMPKAAIELQAVQYILPLDEISQFVTMALD
- a CDS encoding NADH-quinone oxidoreductase subunit J, producing the protein MSVYLFYFLSFLALLSAAMVIISKNPVHSVLYLILTFFCLTGHYILLNAQFVAIVNIIVYAGAIMVLFLFVIMFLNLKENPEKTKAAYLKFAAVISGGILLTLFIAILRKVELMPVDYINFDAEIGLVEKLGKVLYRDYLLPFELASILFLAAMVGAVMLGKREVGERNF